In the Shewanella sp. OMA3-2 genome, one interval contains:
- the tldD gene encoding metalloprotease TldD, giving the protein MPFLSQVEQSLFQGELTIDGLQDYLAIIHQHQIDFSDLYFQGSRHESWVLEDGIIKEGSFHIERGVGVRAITGEKTGFAYADEISLAALDAAARAARGIAIAGEQHKVKAFSRTKTIQLYDSADPIAAMDEVKKIELLKQADAYIRSLDSRVIQAVVSLSGVHEEILVAASDGTLAADVRPLVRFNCSVILEENGKRERGSAGGGGRHDYSVFLTTDDAGLPHSFEFAREAVRQAQVNINAVDAPAGEMTVVLGNGWPGVLLHEAIGHGLEGDFNRKGSSAFSGKIGQSVASSLVTVVDDGTIKNRRGSLSIDDEGVPTQKTTLIENGILKGYMQDKLNARLMGEKSTGNGRRESYAHLPMPRMTNTYMEAGQSNPADIIKSVKKGIYAPNFGGGQVDITSGKFVFSASEAYLIENGEVTKAIKGATLIGNGPEAMSQISMVGNDLALDKGVGVCGKDGQSVPVGVGQPTLKLDKLTVGGTA; this is encoded by the coding sequence ATGCCTTTTTTATCGCAAGTTGAGCAAAGCTTATTTCAAGGTGAACTGACAATAGATGGCCTGCAAGATTATTTAGCCATTATTCACCAACATCAAATTGACTTCTCTGATCTGTATTTTCAAGGCAGTCGCCATGAGTCATGGGTACTAGAAGATGGCATTATTAAAGAAGGCAGTTTTCATATCGAGCGCGGCGTAGGTGTGCGTGCCATTACCGGTGAAAAAACTGGTTTTGCCTATGCTGATGAAATTAGCCTGGCTGCGTTAGATGCGGCGGCAAGAGCAGCCCGCGGCATTGCGATTGCCGGTGAACAGCATAAAGTCAAAGCCTTTAGTCGCACTAAAACCATTCAACTGTACGATAGTGCAGACCCTATCGCAGCGATGGATGAAGTTAAAAAAATTGAATTATTAAAGCAAGCGGATGCATATATTCGTAGCTTAGATAGCCGAGTTATTCAAGCCGTAGTCAGTTTATCTGGGGTGCATGAAGAAATTTTAGTTGCAGCCAGTGATGGCACTTTAGCGGCTGATGTGCGTCCATTAGTGCGTTTTAACTGCAGTGTTATTTTAGAAGAAAACGGCAAACGTGAGCGCGGCAGTGCCGGCGGCGGTGGTCGACACGATTACAGCGTATTTTTAACCACAGACGATGCTGGGTTGCCACACAGCTTTGAATTCGCCCGTGAAGCGGTACGCCAGGCACAGGTGAATATTAATGCCGTTGATGCCCCCGCAGGTGAAATGACCGTGGTACTTGGCAATGGTTGGCCTGGAGTATTGCTACATGAAGCAATAGGCCACGGTTTAGAGGGTGACTTTAACCGTAAAGGCAGCAGTGCTTTTAGTGGCAAAATAGGTCAGTCAGTTGCATCAAGTTTAGTGACCGTTGTTGATGATGGCACCATAAAAAATCGTCGTGGTTCATTAAGTATTGATGATGAAGGTGTGCCAACGCAAAAAACCACCTTGATTGAAAATGGTATCTTAAAAGGCTATATGCAAGACAAGCTGAATGCTCGATTAATGGGTGAAAAGTCTACCGGCAACGGTCGACGTGAATCCTATGCACACTTGCCTATGCCGCGTATGACCAATACCTATATGGAAGCGGGTCAATCTAATCCAGCAGACATCATCAAATCAGTTAAAAAAGGCATTTATGCGCCTAACTTTGGCGGCGGTCAGGTGGATATTACCTCTGGTAAATTTGTGTTCTCGGCTTCTGAAGCCTATTTAATTGAAAATGGTGAAGTGACCAAAGCAATTAAAGGTGCCACCTTAATTGGTAATGGTCCTGAAGCCATGAGCCAGATATCTATGGTGGGTAATGATCTTGCGTTAGATAAAGGTGTTGGCGTGTGTGGTAAAGACGGCCAAAGCGTGCCTGTGGGCGTAGGTCAGCCGACATTAAAGTTAGATAAACTCACCGTTGGTGGTACCGCTTAG
- a CDS encoding TolC family protein, whose protein sequence is MSFKQAWQNLLTVSDTLQAKQQQVNRAQAKQDAGKSLNYPAVDIAGSYTHLEKPIELDLMDLNPIAGLDPAQLPPAIGGILATMPASSFVTPFTEQDVFRSSLQAMWPIYTGGRITAAQGIQAAQVVEEQQQLALSQRDLFTQLVDRYYAVAVTQALADTQYQLVESLTMHAEHARKLEQQGQIAKVERLNAQVALENAKVNWTRAKRQYEMTEIALASMMHQRQVSPTSALFTLNTQPALSRISQLTLSTHPALKLLEAKEVQANGLVDLEKGSYYPTVFLYGNYTLYEDDSLFSQVEPDWMVGVGIKVPLLSRDGHSGKVQAAKSALLQARHTKAQTQLDLSLLVEQQYRQMMQAIEEIDALDTSLALAEENLRLRELAFNQGLSTSIDRVDAELKLAAVKTQQLGAKYRYLQTYAKLMAISGQLDEFIARTSQVVTLQEQK, encoded by the coding sequence ATGAGCTTTAAGCAGGCGTGGCAAAACTTATTAACCGTTAGCGATACTCTACAAGCCAAACAACAGCAAGTTAATCGCGCCCAAGCGAAGCAAGATGCGGGTAAATCATTAAACTATCCTGCTGTCGATATTGCTGGCTCTTATACTCATTTAGAAAAGCCAATTGAGCTAGATTTAATGGACTTAAATCCAATAGCAGGCCTTGATCCAGCGCAATTGCCGCCCGCTATCGGCGGTATATTAGCTACTATGCCAGCGTCATCGTTTGTGACTCCTTTTACTGAACAAGATGTGTTTCGCTCAAGTTTACAAGCAATGTGGCCAATTTATACCGGTGGTCGAATTACCGCAGCGCAAGGTATTCAAGCCGCCCAAGTTGTAGAAGAGCAACAGCAACTAGCATTAAGTCAGCGTGATTTATTCACCCAGTTAGTTGATCGTTATTACGCGGTTGCAGTGACACAAGCGTTGGCTGATACCCAGTATCAGTTAGTTGAATCCCTCACTATGCATGCAGAGCATGCAAGAAAATTAGAGCAACAAGGCCAAATAGCTAAAGTTGAACGCTTAAATGCCCAGGTTGCATTAGAGAATGCTAAAGTTAATTGGACCCGTGCTAAGCGTCAATATGAAATGACCGAAATAGCCTTAGCCAGCATGATGCACCAGCGCCAAGTATCACCGACATCGGCTTTGTTTACCCTTAACACTCAGCCGGCATTATCCCGCATTAGCCAATTAACTTTATCGACTCATCCGGCGCTAAAGTTGCTGGAGGCTAAAGAAGTGCAAGCAAATGGTCTAGTGGATTTAGAGAAAGGCAGTTATTACCCAACGGTATTTCTCTACGGCAATTACACCTTATATGAAGATGACAGCTTATTTTCGCAGGTGGAACCTGACTGGATGGTAGGTGTTGGCATAAAGGTGCCACTATTAAGCCGTGACGGCCACAGTGGCAAGGTACAAGCTGCCAAAAGTGCCTTATTACAAGCTAGGCACACTAAGGCACAAACCCAACTTGATTTAAGTTTACTAGTTGAACAGCAGTATCGTCAAATGATGCAAGCGATTGAGGAAATCGATGCATTAGACACCTCATTGGCACTCGCCGAAGAAAATCTACGTTTACGTGAACTGGCCTTTAACCAAGGGCTATCGACATCTATTGACAGGGTCGATGCCGAACTTAAATTAGCCGCTGTTAAAACCCAGCAATTAGGCGCTAAATATCGCTACTTACAAACTTACGCCAAGTTGATGGCGATTAGTGGTCAGTTAGATGAGTTTATTGCACGAACCAGTCAGGTTGTTACTTTACAGGAGCAAAAATAA
- a CDS encoding ABC transporter permease, with product MTFWALYFAEWRALLADKAIVVTLFGGVVFYSVLYPLPYLHQVPTEQTIVVVDHDNSSLSRMLTRHADASAKIDIVAHANSIDEAKQLIQQGHAHGLLVIPDGFRRNLLLGKGVTLSYGGDASYFLIYSAVAEGLVAAGMDAGKQVQLIGLLARGENPALAEQSINSVNINAVPVFNPSLGYTPYVVPGLFLLILHQTLLIGTAILGAGQWRNKGYWQQVSPMAIFSARMAMFVSLYSVFSSFYIGYCFYAYQVSLLGSLAETALMMLPFLLATSAAGIALSCLFTWRDLPTQIFLLSSMPILFVAGFVWPIALIPEPLVWVSQVIPAIPAINSMLKLNQMGADWSAIMPQWLQMWLMFVVFSGFALIGIRNRQNELSKIN from the coding sequence ATGACATTTTGGGCGCTTTATTTTGCCGAATGGCGAGCATTATTAGCCGATAAAGCCATTGTGGTGACCCTATTTGGTGGCGTGGTATTTTACTCTGTGCTGTATCCGCTGCCTTATTTGCATCAAGTCCCTACAGAGCAAACCATTGTGGTGGTGGATCATGACAACTCTTCACTGAGTCGCATGTTAACCCGTCATGCTGATGCCAGTGCTAAAATTGATATTGTTGCCCATGCTAATAGTATTGATGAAGCGAAGCAGCTGATTCAGCAGGGACATGCCCACGGCCTATTAGTTATTCCCGATGGCTTTAGACGCAATTTATTATTAGGTAAAGGCGTTACCTTAAGTTATGGCGGTGATGCCAGTTACTTTTTAATTTACTCAGCCGTTGCTGAAGGCTTAGTTGCGGCGGGTATGGATGCTGGCAAGCAAGTGCAATTGATTGGTTTATTAGCCCGTGGCGAAAATCCTGCACTTGCCGAACAAAGCATTAACTCGGTTAATATTAATGCTGTGCCTGTTTTTAATCCCAGTTTGGGTTATACGCCCTATGTCGTGCCGGGGTTGTTTTTATTAATTTTGCATCAAACATTACTCATTGGCACTGCTATTTTAGGGGCGGGGCAATGGCGTAATAAAGGCTACTGGCAGCAAGTTTCGCCTATGGCGATATTCAGCGCGAGAATGGCGATGTTTGTCAGTCTTTATAGTGTGTTTAGCAGCTTTTATATTGGTTATTGTTTTTATGCTTATCAGGTCAGTTTACTCGGCTCTCTGGCTGAAACAGCGCTAATGATGCTGCCATTTTTATTGGCCACTAGCGCAGCAGGTATTGCACTGAGTTGTTTGTTTACCTGGCGAGACTTGCCTACGCAAATCTTTTTACTGTCATCGATGCCAATTCTGTTTGTTGCCGGTTTTGTGTGGCCAATAGCATTAATTCCCGAGCCACTCGTGTGGGTGTCACAGGTTATTCCGGCTATTCCGGCTATCAATAGCATGCTTAAATTGAATCAAATGGGGGCTGACTGGTCGGCAATAATGCCACAATGGCTACAAATGTGGTTGATGTTTGTGGTGTTTAGCGGATTCGCCTTGATTGGGATTCGAAATAGACAAAATGAACTAAGCAAAATTAATTAA
- a CDS encoding ABC transporter permease, whose protein sequence is MMAFIKREWRALWQSPWQLALVSYIPIVSVLCLWWLFSAGLPRQLPVAIVDQDNSQISRMLTRQMAANSVMKLESYGQLDQAVNDMREAKVYAIVIIPSQFKYQLLTSKSPTIDIRYNSQYLLVGKLLSSQIQMSLGAGLLKSAEQKLLMSGVNHASIAVSLSPVSSQTTALFNRNNNYVGFLVPPVLIALWQLLAMMVFSNTLNRELMTINNQVILPQDLWIKVLAKCAVFLPIMLLHSSFILLLLYQYLQLPYAGSLGVLIIAQAVMIIALWLLVTLIFLLMKDSARCVSFCTALFAPAFAFMGITFPVNEMPQLAQYWRLLMPSSHYIDSHVSVVSYGADSMLVLQQLSSYWMFILVIPLIMGLWHLAPKAVDDSLDAGNLNDRASSQQEVI, encoded by the coding sequence ATGATGGCTTTTATTAAGCGAGAGTGGCGAGCACTGTGGCAATCGCCCTGGCAGTTAGCGCTAGTAAGCTACATTCCTATAGTGAGTGTATTGTGCTTGTGGTGGTTATTCAGCGCCGGATTACCAAGGCAATTACCGGTTGCGATTGTTGATCAAGATAATAGCCAAATTTCCAGAATGCTCACCCGCCAAATGGCAGCTAATTCAGTAATGAAGCTAGAGTCATATGGGCAGTTAGATCAAGCGGTGAATGACATGCGCGAAGCTAAGGTATACGCCATTGTGATTATTCCGTCGCAGTTTAAATACCAATTACTAACATCAAAATCTCCCACAATCGATATTCGTTATAACAGCCAATATTTGCTGGTGGGCAAACTATTATCTAGCCAAATACAAATGAGTTTAGGCGCTGGACTATTAAAAAGTGCTGAACAAAAGCTATTAATGAGCGGCGTTAATCATGCCAGCATAGCCGTCAGTCTATCGCCTGTATCAAGTCAAACCACAGCTTTGTTCAACCGCAATAATAACTATGTTGGTTTTCTCGTGCCGCCAGTGTTAATCGCGTTATGGCAATTATTGGCGATGATGGTGTTTTCTAATACGCTAAATCGAGAGTTAATGACCATTAATAACCAAGTGATATTACCGCAGGATTTATGGATAAAAGTATTGGCTAAGTGCGCCGTGTTTTTACCTATTATGTTATTGCACAGTAGTTTTATTTTGTTGTTATTGTACCAATATTTACAGTTACCTTATGCGGGCTCATTAGGAGTACTTATTATCGCCCAGGCCGTAATGATTATCGCGTTATGGTTGCTAGTGACATTAATTTTCTTGCTAATGAAGGATTCGGCGCGTTGTGTCAGTTTTTGCACTGCACTGTTTGCTCCGGCATTTGCTTTTATGGGCATAACCTTTCCGGTCAATGAAATGCCACAGCTGGCTCAATACTGGCGTTTGTTAATGCCGTCGAGCCATTATATTGATTCCCATGTTAGCGTAGTGAGCTACGGCGCAGACAGCATGTTAGTTCTGCAGCAATTATCTTCCTACTGGATGTTTATTTTGGTTATTCCGTTAATCATGGGTTTATGGCATCTTGCCCCTAAAGCGGTAGATGACTCACTTGATGCAGGCAATTTGAATGACAGAGCATCTTCGCAGCAGGAGGTCATATGA
- a CDS encoding carbon-nitrogen hydrolase family protein, translating to MQISLLQCQSSRDVQANLAFINAQLNLLPRQPSQPQLVVLPECSLLFGGHESQQLQYAGTDDNGELKQALADLAKKHQVYMVAGTIPMRADDHRVYSRSYLFSDSGETLGSYDKLHLFDVDVADGTKTYRESDTFHPGSRITVVDTPFGKVGLAICYDIRFADVFRALRLAGADIIALPSAFTKVTGEAHWQVLLQARAIETQCYLLGAGQWGQHNQGSRETWGHSMIVDPWGKIIAELPEGLGWVQAEIDLKQITEIRQQMPVLGHNRFIAPALAK from the coding sequence ATGCAAATCAGTTTGTTACAGTGTCAAAGCAGTCGAGACGTTCAAGCCAATCTGGCTTTTATCAACGCGCAGCTTAATTTATTACCTCGACAGCCTTCACAACCGCAGCTGGTAGTGTTACCTGAATGCAGTTTGTTGTTTGGCGGTCATGAGTCGCAACAATTACAATATGCGGGCACTGATGACAACGGAGAGCTTAAGCAAGCATTAGCCGATTTAGCTAAAAAGCATCAGGTTTATATGGTCGCCGGAACCATTCCAATGCGCGCAGATGATCATAGAGTTTATAGTCGCAGTTACTTGTTCAGTGACAGTGGTGAGACTCTAGGATCATACGATAAGCTGCATTTATTTGATGTAGATGTTGCCGATGGTACTAAGACTTACCGCGAAAGTGATACCTTTCATCCGGGATCTCGTATAACGGTTGTCGACACTCCCTTTGGTAAAGTTGGCTTAGCCATTTGTTATGATATTCGTTTTGCCGATGTGTTTCGCGCGCTGCGCTTAGCTGGAGCCGATATCATTGCATTACCTTCAGCCTTTACTAAAGTGACTGGAGAGGCGCATTGGCAAGTATTGTTACAGGCTAGGGCGATAGAAACTCAATGTTATCTGCTGGGTGCAGGGCAGTGGGGCCAACATAACCAAGGTAGCCGTGAAACCTGGGGCCACAGCATGATTGTTGACCCTTGGGGTAAAATCATTGCCGAACTGCCAGAAGGTTTAGGTTGGGTGCAAGCCGAGATAGATTTAAAACAAATAACAGAAATTCGCCAACAAATGCCTGTGTTAGGGCATAATCGTTTTATTGCTCCCGCGCTGGCTAAATAG
- a CDS encoding HlyD family secretion protein, with the protein MRVNKFLAVIALCFLGAFLAYGLWLAYTPKPQTLQGQIEAREYNVSSKVPGRVEQVMVRRGDKVTQGDLLFAISSPELDAKLMQAEGGRDAAKAMQTEAQNGARQQEITAAEEQWRKAKAATELMYATYQRIENLFTEGVVARQKRDEAYTQWQAAKYTQQAAQAMFQMAQEGARVETKAAAAGNARMAEGAVREVNAIMADSQMRSPKNAEVSEVLLQPGELAPSGFPVVSLIDMQDAWAILQVREDQLVDFKQGQQVKLTLPALQQTYDFTVDHVSVMGHFATWRSTESGHDFDMRTFEVELTPVTPIADLRVGMSVLYQYDAE; encoded by the coding sequence ATGCGAGTAAATAAGTTTTTAGCGGTCATCGCGTTATGTTTTCTTGGGGCATTTTTAGCCTATGGCCTTTGGCTGGCTTATACGCCTAAACCGCAAACACTACAGGGGCAAATTGAAGCGCGTGAATATAATGTGTCGTCTAAAGTGCCTGGGCGGGTAGAGCAAGTCATGGTTCGCCGCGGTGATAAAGTCACCCAAGGTGATTTGTTATTTGCCATTAGCAGCCCTGAGCTGGATGCAAAATTAATGCAGGCTGAGGGCGGTAGAGATGCGGCGAAAGCGATGCAAACTGAAGCGCAAAATGGTGCTAGACAACAAGAAATTACCGCAGCAGAAGAGCAATGGCGCAAAGCCAAAGCTGCGACTGAATTGATGTACGCGACTTATCAAAGGATAGAGAATCTATTCACTGAAGGCGTAGTCGCTAGGCAAAAACGTGATGAAGCTTATACACAATGGCAAGCGGCAAAATATACTCAGCAAGCTGCCCAAGCTATGTTTCAAATGGCACAAGAGGGCGCGCGGGTAGAAACCAAGGCCGCTGCAGCGGGTAATGCGCGTATGGCCGAAGGTGCGGTACGTGAGGTCAACGCCATTATGGCCGACAGCCAAATGCGTTCGCCAAAAAATGCCGAGGTCAGCGAAGTGTTATTGCAACCGGGTGAGTTAGCCCCAAGTGGTTTTCCTGTTGTGAGCTTAATTGATATGCAAGATGCCTGGGCAATTCTGCAGGTCAGAGAAGATCAATTAGTCGATTTTAAACAAGGACAACAGGTCAAGCTGACTCTGCCTGCTTTACAGCAAACCTATGACTTTACTGTCGATCATGTCAGCGTTATGGGGCATTTTGCCACTTGGCGTTCAACAGAAAGTGGCCATGACTTTGATATGCGAACCTTTGAGGTTGAATTAACCCCAGTAACGCCAATAGCCGATCTTCGTGTCGGTATGTCGGTATTGTATCAATACGACGCTGAGTAA